TTGAAATCATTGTTTTTCCATTGAACATGCAGATTCCCTGCAATAATACAGCCACCAGTACCGGTATTGTTAATGTACCAATTACATTCTTTACCAAATGTCTATTTTTATTTTTCATGTTGTCCTCTCCTTTCATTTTTCAGGATATTCCATACCCTCTCCAAATAAATGAATTTTTAACTTTTCATTTATTTGGAGAGAGCACGGCTTCTAAATGAAGCCGTGACCTAACTGTAAAAATGAATTACTTCGATGTTACAAGTTCATTGATCTCATCAAAAGTAACAGACTCACCAATAATCTGGTCTAATGTTTCTTTATTGTAAATTGGATTATCTCCGTTATCTGACTTATAAAACTCATCAAATGTAGCCTCGTCAGTTGCAACCTGATAGTTTTGGCTGAGTGAGACTGCATTTCCCTGTTCATCACGGATTACATTTCCATTGATGGCATTTAAAACTAATGCAAATGCAGGACCTACAGAAGATGAATATTTACCGGCAAGATAGACAAGTTTTCCATTTGTGATAGCTTCTCCATTACTCTGTGTAAAGGAATCAATATCTGAGAACTCAATACCAGCAGCATTTAACTGCTGTGTAAAAAATGTTGTTGCCATTCCCACTGAAATAAATGCTTCCGGTTTTGCCTGAATTGCTGCATTGATCTCATCTGTTGTTGTATCACCATAGCCCTGCAGATAAGAAACAATCTGGATATCCCCAGAAATCTTAGACAAATCCACGCTCTGATCAGTAAAAATCTTGCCCACTACTTCTCCCTCTTCTGTAGCACCATCATAGGAAAGTCCCAGACCGGAAAGTACACCCGCTACACGGTATACATGCATAGGATTTGGAATAAATGCCCCATAGATAGCAGCTGTCTTAATGCCTTTTTCCGCAAAGAACCTGCCCATTTCTACACCAGCTTCATACTCTGTATCCATGCTTGGTCCAACCTGACCAAGGAAGTACTCATTTGTCTTATATTTTTCAAACTGCTCCTGATCAAGAGTTCCAGCAGCAACCGCATAATAAATCTGATTTTCCTCACAGGTTTCAATCTGCAATGCACGATCATTACTTGAAAGAGAGATGACTGCCTGATATCCCTGTGAAGCGAATTTTTCTATAGCAGACTTCTCGCTTGCCGCATCTTTAAGTTCATCGGTATAAGTAAATGTCACACCATACTGATTCGCAACATAATCTTCATAATAAGTACGGAACCCTAATGCTTCCTCGCCACTAACATCCTGAACTAAAACACCAATCTTAGCATTCTCTGCTGTCTTTGTCTCCTCCTTGACACTTGTATCACTCGTATCATTTGCTGTGTTGTCGCTGGCTGTATTGTCAGCTGTTTCTTTGCTGTTTCCACAACCAACCAGCATTGTCAACGATATGGCAGCAACCAGTCCAAGGCTTACCATTTTCTTCATTGTACGTTTCATAAATTATTCCTCCCATTTCTCTTATTAAAATTTTATTTTTAACACGTTATGTGTTAAATTCATATTTCTGTTATCGCGGCAACATCTGCGAACGATAATTTGCACTTGCAACATAAACAACTACCAGAAAAAAAACAGCACTGACAATCTGTGTAATTCCATATCCAGATGTTGAATCAATCAGCAGATCCAGAATATTATTTAAAATAATATAGGAAAATCCACCGACTACAGCCGCATAAATTTTCGATCTTGCACCTCCTGAGATTGGCATACCTCCAAACACGATAGCAACCATAATGTTCATCCCTATATCCCCCGCTGTCGTTGTTGTAACAGATGGGGTATAAACCAGCGTCATAAATGCGCCGATTCCAACGCCGATTCCCGCCAGAAGGAATCCAAGTATTGCATATGTATTGTATTTAATACCGGAAAGCTGGGCGCAGATTGGATTTCCCCCAACAAACTTTTCACGTCTTCCAAACTTGGTGTAATCAAAGATGAACGCACATACTACCACCCATATTACCAAAACTATAATTTTAAATGCGGATGTATCCAAATGTTTCACTACCTCACTCGGAATGCTGATTCCGCCTACTGCACCACCTTTTGTGGTAATGATCTGTGATGCAATTGCAGACAAAACAGACATCATTGCCACCGTTGTAACAAACACCGGAATATGAAAAATGGATGCCAGCACAGAATTTAACAAAGAACAGACAATTCCAGACAATAAAATCACAACAATCATTAATATAAAATTTTCAGTTGCATTATATGTCATTACCCCAAGTGTTGCTGAAAAAAGCGTTGCCGCACCCAAGCTGATATCAAACGAACCTAATGTATAAATAAATATTGCACCTGTTGCAACAATGGATAATACAATACCTTCATTAAATATAATCTTGATATACATATCCAGGCGATATCCCTTACTGCTTACAATTCCACAAAATACTGCAAACAATACGATAAGTGCTGCAAACGGCAATGCACCTATCATTATTTTTTTACTTTTTGTCATCTTTCCCAGCCTCCTATATCATGTACTCAATAATCTGTGAGTCAGAAAGATTTTTATTTCTCTCAAATTCTGCCGTAATCTCTCCGTCCTTCATGATCAAAATCCGATCACTCATTCCAATGAGTTCCGGCATTTCCTCGCTGATCATCAGAATGGATTTTCCTTCATTTTTCAACTTAACCATAAGCTGATACATTGCCTGCTTTACACCAATATCCACGCCTCGTGTCGGGCAGTCCAGTATAAGAATTTCACTTCCGCAGCCAATCCATTTTCCAAATACGACTTTCTGTTTATTTCCTCCCGAGAGTTGTGATACCGCCTGATCTCTTCCAGAACATTTAATGGACAATTCCTCAATCTGTTGATTTACATATTTTTTTTCGCGATTTTTTAAAACAAGAAAATCTTTTACGGCAAATTTGCTCATTCCCGCAATTGATATGTTGTCTTCAATACTTGCATTCAAACATAATGATTCCACATCTCTATCCTTAGACACATAACCCATACGTTTCTTCATCGCTTTTGCCGGACTGTCAATTACCGTTCCATCTGCCACTGAAACATTTCCTTCTTCTGGCTTTACTGCACCAAAACATACCTTTCCAAGTGTATGCATTCCACAATGTGCCAGACCTCCGACTCCAACAATTTCTCCCCTTCGCACCTGGAAGGAAACACCTTTCAGTCTATCTGTATAAACAAGATTTTTAACATTCAACGCAACTTCCTGCTGTGCGCTTGCTTCAAAATCACTTCGATAATAATCCCCCTGCAGTTCTCGTCCGATCATGCTTGAACGAATTGCACCCGCTTCAAACTCTTCTTTATTAAATGTTCTGATTATTTTTCCATCTCGAAGAACCGTTAAAGTATCACACACCTCCATAATCTCATCCAGATCATGTGAAATAAAAATCACTGACTTATTTTCTTTGCGGAAACGATTCATAATATCATATAAAATTTCCCTTCCATCATGAGATAAGGCAGTGCTTGTCTCATCAATTACCAAAATCTGAGGCTGTTTCATCACGACCTTTGCAATCTCTACAAGCTTTCTTGTCTGAAAATCCAGCTGTTGCATAAGCATATCGCCAGTAATATCATTTACCCCAATTTTTTTCATGACTTCAGTTGCATCTGCATTCATCTTCCTGCGATTGATCAATCCAAACCTGTTTTTATACCTCTCTGTCTCTGCCAGAAAAATATTTTCCGCAACTGTAATTCCCGGTATTGTTCCGCTTTCCTGAACGATCATTCCAATCCCCTTGTGAAGTGCATCAATCATACTAAGAGGTTTCCAGTCCTGATTTTTAAATATCATCTTACCACTATCGCATGCCTGCATTCCTGCTACAATGGAAGTAATGGTTGACTTTCCTGATCCATTCTCCCCAATTAATCCCCGAATTTCCCCCGGATATACAGAAAGTGACACATCTTTTAAAGCCACTGTACTTCCGAATCTTTTATTCATGTTTTCAACTTTTAATATTGGTTCACTCATGTTTATCACCTCGTCTTTATAGATATTATAAGTTTTCATTAATTTTCATGTGATTTTGTTTTTTATCTGTTTCACTTTAATTTTTAACTTTTTTATGTCTGCTCTTCTTTTCTTTCCACATCTTTTCAATCCGTCATACAAAACAGATTAAAAATTCGATGTTTTTATTGATTTTTTCATTACATTTATGTTTTAATCATTACAATATCTTATTTAGTTTTAAATGGGGGATTTTTTATGTCAGAAAATTACGATCTTATTTCAGAAAATGATATGCACATGCCCATTCGCTGTATAATGCAGCGTTTTGATCATATTCGTTCACAAATGCATGACTATTTTGAATTATCAATGATTGTTTCCGGGAACTGTACATTGCAACTGGATGATCATATATACAATTTAACAGAAGATGACGTGTTCTGTGTTAATCCACTCTCGCTTCATGAACTTCATGGTGTCAACTGTGTGATTGTAACCGTTTTATTCAACCAGACTTTGTTTGAACAGATTCTACCCGTTCCATTCCATCCTCGCTTTTTCTTTATCAGTACGATGACCGATAATCAGGAAGCTATTGTCCAACTCCGCACTCTGATAGCGCACATTATCAAAACAAATGTTGATAAAAAAGATGGGTATGAATTACGAAACTGGTCTTATATCTACAATATTATGGATGTACTGTATCGGAACTTCCGCATCAAACTCTCTACTGCTAAAGAAAAGAAAAATCACAAGTATGCTTTACGTATTTCCGAAATCTCACAGTTGATCCAGCAGCATTACACGGAAAATATAACCTTACAAGAACTTGCTGATGCAGTCCATTTGTCCGTTCCATATCTTTCTAAGTTTTTTGTGGAATATTACGGAATGAATTTTTTAAGCTATCTTAACCAATACCGCCTTATGCACGCAGTACAGGAACTCTCAACCACTGATAAGAATATTGATGAAATAGCGATTGACAGCGGTTTTTCCAACAGTCATGCCTTTGTAACTTTTTTTAAAAAGCAATACGGGATGTTACCAAAAGACTATCGCCGTGAACAAAAAAAGAAGAAAGAGAATACTGCCCAACGTGTAGAACAACATAACTATATTTACGGATTAAAAAAATATTTGAAAGAAGATACATTTTTTCAGGTTGTATCTCCTGTGAAAAAAACTGAAATTGAGATTTCTGTAAACGGAAGTTCCTATACTCTGCTTCACACCTGGAAAAAAATGATGACCGTTGGGCGGGCAAGTGATGTACTAATTTGTGATGTTCAAAAAATGTTAACACAGATTCAGGAAACAGTTGGATTTGAATATATTAAATTATGTGGCATCTTTTCTGATGATCTGCATATATACAATGAAACTGCAAGTAAAGTCCCGGTCTATAGCTTTTCTTATCTTGATAAGATTTTGGATTTTGTTATCGTCAATCACCTAAAACCCTGGCTTCAATTATCCTACATGCCGGAAAAACTTGCAAAATATCCAAACAGACGATTGTTTGGTGCAAATGTCAGCCAGCCCCACTCTGTCAGTGCATGGTGTCAGCTGGTCCATGAATTTTTGCTTCACATCACTGACCGTTACGGGTTAGATACCATAAAGACCTGGAAATTTGGTCTATGGAACCAACCGAATACTTCTTCCGACCTATTTGGCTTTACAAACGAAAATGACTTTTTTCTATTCTATAAAAGCACTTATGATTGTATTAAAGATTTTTGCCCTGATATCGAATTTAGTCTTCCTCCAACCTACTACATTGTAGGCGAAAGCTATGAAAACTGGTATCTGAACTTTTTGGAATGGTGTAAAAAAAATTCCTGTCTTCCAGACTGTTTAAGTTTTACATACTACGACACTAAAATGATTTCCGATAAAAATCATTCCAAGGAATCGTTTGGTTTTGTGTATGCAATGAGTCTTTCTGAATCTCCTGATGGGTTAAAAGATTTTGTTATGCAGGTTCTCCGTGAACGACGCCAGCTTGGACTTGGTAATATGCCAATCTACCTGTCAGAATGGAACAACACACCAAGCCAGCAGGATTTGCTCAATGATACATGTTTTAAATCGTGCTACATTGTAAAAAATATTTTGGAAAATTATGACCGACTAGATAGTTTTACTTATCAGGCTCTTACCGATCTTATGGCAGATGACGCTCTGCCCAACAAACTCTTTTTCGGTGGACTAGGTCTGTTCACGGTAAATGGAATTCCAAAAGCAAGTTATTATGCTTATACTCTCTTACGGCAGTTAGGAGATCAGTTTTTAGGACGAGGAGACGGTTATTTCATTACCCGTAAACACAACAGTTATCAGATTATGTTGTACAATTACAAACATTTTAACTATCTTTATGCCAACGGAGAACGTTTTGATATGACAGAAACAGATCGCTATACTGTATTTGCAGATTCTGATCCAGTCACAATCGAACTATGTCTTTCTAATATTCCGCAAGGTACATACAAAATTTCTGAGACTTATGTAAATCGAACACATGGGAGTTCTTATGACCAATGGGTTTCCATGGGTGGATTAGAACTTACCACTCCTTATGAATTTGACTTGTTAAAAAAAGCATCCTCTCCAGGATTCCATCAGAAGCTGATGCATATCGCTTCTGATGAAACCCTAAGATTGAATGCAGAATTAGAACTATTAGAGATTCGACTTATTCAAATCACACCTGTCATCTGCCCATCTGACGTTAGCAGATAGAACAAATAGAAAGCAGATCTTTAAATGCCTGAATCGGATATGTCACTTGGCTATGACCTGCGGCATCTCCGATTCCAGCACTCTGAAAATCACCAGCATAAGCAGCATCAATACCGGCAAGCGCATCCTCTACGACCAGACAATTTTCAGGTTTTTCACCAAGCATCTCAGCCGCTTTCAAAAATACTTCCGGATCCGGCTTTGATTTCGTAATATTCGTTCCGTCACTAATTGCATCAAAGTATCCGTTTAATCCAATCTGTGTCAGAATCTTTTTCGTATTTTTACTGCTTGATCCAATCGCAAGCTTATACCCTCGCTGACGTAATATTTCCAGTGTCTTTTTTACCTCCTGCGACAGATCATCCGGAGACATCTTTTCCAACAGACGAACATAACTTTCATTCTTCCTTGCGGCAAGTTGTTCTTTTTCCTCCTGTGTATATTCTCTTGATGCTTTCTCCAAAATAATGTCCAGACTTTCCATACGACTTACTCCCCGTAGTCTGCCATTAATTGTCTCATCGAAATAAATTCCTTCTGCGTCTGCCATTTCTTTCCATGCCTGATAATGATACTGATCCGTAAAGCATATAACACCATCCAAGTCAAAAATAATTGCACGTATTGTATTCATAGGATACCCCCTTGTAAACTTATAGACTATGTATCTTTTTTTAAGATAACAAAAATAAGGACAGCTTTTTAGACTCTCATTCGACTAAAAAACTGTCCTTATTTTCTGCATTGTCTATCTTTTATAATGTTCTAACCGATACTTTCGCGGTGTCATTCCATATCTTTCTTTAAACTGCCGGAAAAAATAGCTCTGATTTTCATAACCAACATCTAACGCAATCTCTTCCACTGACAAATCTGTCTCCAATAATAAATGTTCAGCTGTCTCAAACCGCCTGTGCTGCAAAAGTTCCTGAAAATTATATCCGGTCTTTTGCTTGATGAGTCTGCTAAGTACCGTCATGGACTGATGCGTATCCGCAGCGATCTTTGTCAGATTCGCATTTTTGCAGTCACTGTTAATGTACCGGAGCACCGCCTGTACCACTGTTTCTTTATAATCCATCGAAGAATTATGACTTAAATTTTCAAGATGATTTAACAGATACAAAAATACAAGTCCCATGGAATACTGATTGATCGCATCCTCATTTGCATGTTCGTGCAGCATGGAGACGATCATATTTTCCATAAGATTTTCCACCTGCGGATCTTCCTGCAGCTGGAACAGCAGGTAATGTGAAACGGGATCTTTCTGCCGGAACGCACCGACAATAAATTCCGCCAGTACATTTTTCTCATGCAGCATGGAGAGCGGGATTTCAAAAAACTCCGGTAGCGCAATAAAATTGATCCCGATATCCTCATATTCCGCCCGCCGGATCGCATGACGCACCTGCTGGTTTAACATCAGCACATCTCCCTTGTGAAGGGTCAGCTCTTTTCCCTCAATGATATGTGTGATGTTTCCCTGCACCACATACATCATCTCCACATAATTGTGCCTGTGCTCCGGGAATTCCACAAAACGGCTGTGCGGGCGCACCGTGACGAGCCGTCCTCTCTCTAACAGCAGTTCCCGGTCGATCTCACTGATCGAATCTTTCGCATATAACTGTTTTTCGATGTTTCCCTGTCCTGACTGATACTTCTTTTCTTCTTCTGATATGAGTTTCAGTTCCTGTAAAAGCTGTTTGCGCATGCGCTTGATTTCCTGTCTTCTAAAATCTTTTTATAGTGACTCCAGCAGTCCGTTGATCCCGTCTTTTTCAAAAATATCCTTATAATATGCAACTTCCCCCTGGATCAGCTGGTCGATCACCTGCATGCCGAGAAGCTCCACAGGCGCCTTGTCGTCCGTCATGATATAATCTCCCGCCTCATACACACTGCTGGTGTCTGCCACATGAAGCATCATATCGCGCAGATCGGAATGTCCGGTCTCATTTGCGTTATTCTCTAATGTCTTTACCATGTCTGCATTGGAGGAAGCATACAGCTCCCGGTTTGTGGAACCGTCCACATCCACGGTCACGATATGGTCAAATACGGATGCAATGGTATCCGACAAATACTGGTTGATATTGCCCTCATTGTTTCCGCGCATATTCATGTTTACGACCATCACGCCGTTCTCGTTTAAATGCTCTTTGACCATCGTAAAAAATTCGACCGATGACATCTGAAACGGGATGGTGATATCCTGGTAGGCATCCACCATGATAACGTCATATTTCTCGTCGATCGCCTGTAAATATGCCCTGCCATCATAGGTCGTCACTTTGACATCGTCCGGCAGGGAAAAATATTGTCTGGAAAGCGCCGTGATCTTATCGTCGATCTCCACGCCCTCGATTGACATATCACCGAAATATTTTTTACACTGGGTCGCGTAAGTTCCGGTTCCCATTCCAAGGATCAGAACATTCATATCCTCTGCCTTTTTATCCGGGATCATGAGCGGCGCCGCCATCGCATAATCGTAATACATTCCGGTCAGACCGCCGTCTTTCATGTAGAGTGACTGCACACCGAACAGGACATTCGTGGATAAGATCACGCGCCTGTCATCCTCGGAGACCTGTAAATAATTATAAATGGATTCCCCTTCGTAACTTAAGTCATTCTGCCAGAATGCAAAAGAATCCGAATAGCCAAGTCCACAGCAGAGTACGAAAATAACTGCCGATACTGCCACCTTCTTCTGTCCCCTGTGGCTGCTCAAAAAATACACTGCGGCTAATGCGATCAGAATTCCCGCAAAAATGAGAAACGTGATAGAGGTTCCGACTGCCGGAATCGTCACAAAAGTCGGCACAAATGTTCCGATAATGCTTCCGATCGTGTTGAATGCTCCCAGCGTTCCGACCGTTTTTCCACTGTCGTCAAGACTGTCCACCGAGTATTTCACAAGGGATGGCGTCACTGTGCCGAGTAAAAACAGTGGGAATACAAAAATCACCATACATGCCACAAATGCGGCAATAATGAGGAAATTGCTGCTGACGGTAAAGATCAGCAGTGCCGATATTCCAAGGATAATGTATTTTCCGACGACCGGTATCAGTGCGATCCAGATCGCAGCGATCAGTATTCTGCGGTACAGTTTGTCCGGGTCCGGCGACCGGTCCGCACTTTTTCCTCCATAAATATTTCCAAGCGCCATTGCGATCATGATCGTTCCGATGATGATCGTCCACACGATCTGCGACGAGCTGAAATACGGCGCCAACAGCCTGCTCGCACCCAGTTCTACTGCCATCACGGACATTCCGGCAAAAAATTCCGTGAGATACAAAAACAGCTTATTTTTTAAAATTCCTGACTTTTCCATAATTCTCCTTTCTTTTTCCCCTCTAGTATAGCTCATAAAGTGGACTCCAAGTCAAGTTTTTTATCCCGCATCAGGATTTTTCCCCAATCATTACCCTGCATCTCTTTTTATAAAATGCGATTCCATATTTCAGAATCTTTTCCACACCATCCTCTTCAAGAATGTCTATATAATTGTTCCCACCGATCTGTTCTAACGCAGACTGGCATGCCGTTTCCAAATCTCCATCCTGTGCATACTTAAGTTCCAGAATGATTCCCATTTCACCGTCATCCGTCTCGATCACAATATCACTGTAACCATCGCCTGATTCTTTATTCGAAGAAACACTCCACGATTCCTCATACCCGAGAATTCCAAGTAAGATACCGTGATAAAAGTTTTCTTTCATCTTTTTTCTCACAAAAGTATCCCGGATACTGATGGCCCGCCGCAGATAATCACACAGGCATTTTTCTATCGTTTCTGTTTCTCCGTTTCTTAATGCTTCACAGAATGTATTTAACAGCACGCCATTCTTCGGTACATTTTCTTTAAAAAAATCCATAATCTGGTCTGTAAAAATCTTCCGGATCTCCATATTCGGAATCACCAGCTGGAACGTATCCCCCGCTGCCCGTCCTCTTTGTGTAAGATATCCTGTTGTAAATAATACACTCCATAGATTGTCAATACTGTCATACATTTCTTTATAAGTCAGTTCCTGATGGATTTCTTTCTCGATCACTTCACCTGCAACAAGCCGCTCTATCTCACGCCTTAGCGTTACTTTATCCGATTCCCTGATAAATCTTTTGACCGCCTCATTGCTGCTTGTATTTGACCAGTAATTTTTAGGCTCTGCCAGCGGGTCCGCCCGCAACGTGTCCACATAATTGATTACATCCCATGGACAATAAACTTCTGCTTTTCCGAACTGATATCCGTCATACCACTCCCTAATATCCTCGTAATGATCGGAAAGTTCATAGTATTCCAGCATCTCCCTTACTTCTTCATCGGTAAATCCGAAATACTC
The Roseburia rectibacter DNA segment above includes these coding regions:
- a CDS encoding substrate-binding domain-containing protein, which translates into the protein MKRTMKKMVSLGLVAAISLTMLVGCGNSKETADNTASDNTANDTSDTSVKEETKTAENAKIGVLVQDVSGEEALGFRTYYEDYVANQYGVTFTYTDELKDAASEKSAIEKFASQGYQAVISLSSNDRALQIETCEENQIYYAVAAGTLDQEQFEKYKTNEYFLGQVGPSMDTEYEAGVEMGRFFAEKGIKTAAIYGAFIPNPMHVYRVAGVLSGLGLSYDGATEEGEVVGKIFTDQSVDLSKISGDIQIVSYLQGYGDTTTDEINAAIQAKPEAFISVGMATTFFTQQLNAAGIEFSDIDSFTQSNGEAITNGKLVYLAGKYSSSVGPAFALVLNAINGNVIRDEQGNAVSLSQNYQVATDEATFDEFYKSDNGDNPIYNKETLDQIIGESVTFDEINELVTSK
- a CDS encoding ABC transporter permease, yielding MTKSKKIMIGALPFAALIVLFAVFCGIVSSKGYRLDMYIKIIFNEGIVLSIVATGAIFIYTLGSFDISLGAATLFSATLGVMTYNATENFILMIVVILLSGIVCSLLNSVLASIFHIPVFVTTVAMMSVLSAIASQIITTKGGAVGGISIPSEVVKHLDTSAFKIIVLVIWVVVCAFIFDYTKFGRREKFVGGNPICAQLSGIKYNTYAILGFLLAGIGVGIGAFMTLVYTPSVTTTTAGDIGMNIMVAIVFGGMPISGGARSKIYAAVVGGFSYIILNNILDLLIDSTSGYGITQIVSAVFFLVVVYVASANYRSQMLPR
- a CDS encoding sugar ABC transporter ATP-binding protein gives rise to the protein MSEPILKVENMNKRFGSTVALKDVSLSVYPGEIRGLIGENGSGKSTITSIVAGMQACDSGKMIFKNQDWKPLSMIDALHKGIGMIVQESGTIPGITVAENIFLAETERYKNRFGLINRRKMNADATEVMKKIGVNDITGDMLMQQLDFQTRKLVEIAKVVMKQPQILVIDETSTALSHDGREILYDIMNRFRKENKSVIFISHDLDEIMEVCDTLTVLRDGKIIRTFNKEEFEAGAIRSSMIGRELQGDYYRSDFEASAQQEVALNVKNLVYTDRLKGVSFQVRRGEIVGVGGLAHCGMHTLGKVCFGAVKPEEGNVSVADGTVIDSPAKAMKKRMGYVSKDRDVESLCLNASIEDNISIAGMSKFAVKDFLVLKNREKKYVNQQIEELSIKCSGRDQAVSQLSGGNKQKVVFGKWIGCGSEILILDCPTRGVDIGVKQAMYQLMVKLKNEGKSILMISEEMPELIGMSDRILIMKDGEITAEFERNKNLSDSQIIEYMI
- a CDS encoding GH39 family glycosyl hydrolase, with the translated sequence MSENYDLISENDMHMPIRCIMQRFDHIRSQMHDYFELSMIVSGNCTLQLDDHIYNLTEDDVFCVNPLSLHELHGVNCVIVTVLFNQTLFEQILPVPFHPRFFFISTMTDNQEAIVQLRTLIAHIIKTNVDKKDGYELRNWSYIYNIMDVLYRNFRIKLSTAKEKKNHKYALRISEISQLIQQHYTENITLQELADAVHLSVPYLSKFFVEYYGMNFLSYLNQYRLMHAVQELSTTDKNIDEIAIDSGFSNSHAFVTFFKKQYGMLPKDYRREQKKKKENTAQRVEQHNYIYGLKKYLKEDTFFQVVSPVKKTEIEISVNGSSYTLLHTWKKMMTVGRASDVLICDVQKMLTQIQETVGFEYIKLCGIFSDDLHIYNETASKVPVYSFSYLDKILDFVIVNHLKPWLQLSYMPEKLAKYPNRRLFGANVSQPHSVSAWCQLVHEFLLHITDRYGLDTIKTWKFGLWNQPNTSSDLFGFTNENDFFLFYKSTYDCIKDFCPDIEFSLPPTYYIVGESYENWYLNFLEWCKKNSCLPDCLSFTYYDTKMISDKNHSKESFGFVYAMSLSESPDGLKDFVMQVLRERRQLGLGNMPIYLSEWNNTPSQQDLLNDTCFKSCYIVKNILENYDRLDSFTYQALTDLMADDALPNKLFFGGLGLFTVNGIPKASYYAYTLLRQLGDQFLGRGDGYFITRKHNSYQIMLYNYKHFNYLYANGERFDMTETDRYTVFADSDPVTIELCLSNIPQGTYKISETYVNRTHGSSYDQWVSMGGLELTTPYEFDLLKKASSPGFHQKLMHIASDETLRLNAELELLEIRLIQITPVICPSDVSR
- the pgmB gene encoding beta-phosphoglucomutase; translated protein: MNTIRAIIFDLDGVICFTDQYHYQAWKEMADAEGIYFDETINGRLRGVSRMESLDIILEKASREYTQEEKEQLAARKNESYVRLLEKMSPDDLSQEVKKTLEILRQRGYKLAIGSSSKNTKKILTQIGLNGYFDAISDGTNITKSKPDPEVFLKAAEMLGEKPENCLVVEDALAGIDAAYAGDFQSAGIGDAAGHSQVTYPIQAFKDLLSICSIC
- a CDS encoding helix-turn-helix domain-containing protein; translated protein: MRKQLLQELKLISEEEKKYQSGQGNIEKQLYAKDSISEIDRELLLERGRLVTVRPHSRFVEFPEHRHNYVEMMYVVQGNITHIIEGKELTLHKGDVLMLNQQVRHAIRRAEYEDIGINFIALPEFFEIPLSMLHEKNVLAEFIVGAFRQKDPVSHYLLFQLQEDPQVENLMENMIVSMLHEHANEDAINQYSMGLVFLYLLNHLENLSHNSSMDYKETVVQAVLRYINSDCKNANLTKIAADTHQSMTVLSRLIKQKTGYNFQELLQHRRFETAEHLLLETDLSVEEIALDVGYENQSYFFRQFKERYGMTPRKYRLEHYKR
- a CDS encoding spermidine synthase; translation: MSYTRGEKERRIMEKSGILKNKLFLYLTEFFAGMSVMAVELGASRLLAPYFSSSQIVWTIIIGTIMIAMALGNIYGGKSADRSPDPDKLYRRILIAAIWIALIPVVGKYIILGISALLIFTVSSNFLIIAAFVACMVIFVFPLFLLGTVTPSLVKYSVDSLDDSGKTVGTLGAFNTIGSIIGTFVPTFVTIPAVGTSITFLIFAGILIALAAVYFLSSHRGQKKVAVSAVIFVLCCGLGYSDSFAFWQNDLSYEGESIYNYLQVSEDDRRVILSTNVLFGVQSLYMKDGGLTGMYYDYAMAAPLMIPDKKAEDMNVLILGMGTGTYATQCKKYFGDMSIEGVEIDDKITALSRQYFSLPDDVKVTTYDGRAYLQAIDEKYDVIMVDAYQDITIPFQMSSVEFFTMVKEHLNENGVMVVNMNMRGNNEGNINQYLSDTIASVFDHIVTVDVDGSTNRELYASSNADMVKTLENNANETGHSDLRDMMLHVADTSSVYEAGDYIMTDDKAPVELLGMQVIDQLIQGEVAYYKDIFEKDGINGLLESL
- a CDS encoding AAA family ATPase, which encodes MKNEKKKLPIGIENFEEIQTAGFYYIDKSYLIKELLENWAKVTLFTRPRRFGKSLNMSMLKNFFDINGNKEIFNHLKIAQETRLCEEYMGKYPVISVSLKGINAQTYEKAIEMTVQLIKGEARRFQYLLESSRLTEYDKKAYTALLETDVDEGTLCSSLKVLSELLEKHYGKKVIILIDEYDVPLAKALEREYYDQMVIFIRNLFEYALKTNDSLKFAVLTGCMRISKESIFTGLNNLKVLSIADVQFDEYFGFTDEEVREMLEYYELSDHYEDIREWYDGYQFGKAEVYCPWDVINYVDTLRADPLAEPKNYWSNTSSNEAVKRFIRESDKVTLRREIERLVAGEVIEKEIHQELTYKEMYDSIDNLWSVLFTTGYLTQRGRAAGDTFQLVIPNMEIRKIFTDQIMDFFKENVPKNGVLLNTFCEALRNGETETIEKCLCDYLRRAISIRDTFVRKKMKENFYHGILLGILGYEESWSVSSNKESGDGYSDIVIETDDGEMGIILELKYAQDGDLETACQSALEQIGGNNYIDILEEDGVEKILKYGIAFYKKRCRVMIGEKS